The Mycolicibacterium insubricum DNA segment AGCGGGTCGTCACAGCCCTGGTCGTCGCTCTGGATCACATTCGCTCCGAGCCACTCGGCCCGGCGGCGATGGGCACCATCAGGCCGGACCGGGACAACAGCTGGCTGACGGCGTCGCCGCTGGTCGCCGGGCTTGCCGAGCACATGATGGGACGCTCCGATCCGTTGGCTGCGCAGTGGCTGATCCGAGTCACGCTGGCCCTGTGGTACTTCCCGATGAAAGATCGGGATGCCGAGTACGAGCTGGTGGCCCGCTTCGTCGGCCCGGGATTCTGCCCGGAAGCCTGACCGCGGCCGGCGGTGCATACAGGCTCAGCAGGTGATGGGGATCTTCGGGTCGCTGGTGTAGTCCAGGAACTTGCCGTATTTGCCCGGGCCGGCGGCCCGGACCGCGGTACACAGCTCAGACATGCTGCGCCCGCCGTAGCGGTACACCGCATAGATGGCGTTGCCTTTGTCGTCGACCGGCCGCAACGACGGGCAGGCTTGGTCGGTACGCAGGTACGACGCACCCGGGTACTGCGCCAAGGCTGAGGAGATCTCCTGCGCGTACTGCCCAGGGGTGACCGCGTTGTACAGCACGACGATGCCCTGGCCGTCGCACTCCGGGCGGGTCATCGGGGTGCTCAGCCCGAGGTCGCCGGGCACCACGGTGGGCGTCGGCGGCGCGGCGACGGTCTCCGAGGTCGGCACCACCGGCGCCGCGGCCAGGGTGCCAGTTCCCGAGGTCGACGGGGCGGTGCGGGTCCGGGTGGTGGCCACCGGGGTCTCGTCGTGATCGCCCCAGATCCGCGTGCCGGCCCAGATCCCCGCCGCCACCAGTGCCAGCACCACGGCGACGGCGCCGACCAGAAGGCCGGTGCGCGGTCCCGACGGCGGCGGGACCGGCGCCATCGGGTACTGCCCCATCGGGCCGGATCCCATCGGTCCGGATCCCATCGGAGGCCCGATCGGCCCGGAAGGCATAGTGCCGGACGGTATGGCGGCGGGGCCCGTCGGCGGCGGGCCGACCGGCGGCGTCGGCGTCCATTGCGGTGTGCCCACCGAGACCGGTGCTTCGGTGGGGATCAGCGCGGTCGGTGCCGGTGGCGGCTCGGCGGCACCGGCGCGCAGGGCCGCGGCGAATGCCGCGCAGCTCTCGAACCGTTCACCGGGCTCCTTGGCCATCCCCCGGGCCAGCACCGGGTCCAGCCCGGCCAGCTCGGGGTGCACGTCGGACACCCGCGGCGGTGGCGCCGACAGATGCCGCCCGATCACCACCGCCGGGTTCGAATCGGCGAACGGCTTCACCCCGGTCAACAGGTTGTAGGCGGTGGCCGCCAACGCGTACTGATCGGCCCGCCCGTCCAGCGCCGACCCGGTCAACTGCTCGGGCGCCGCGTAATTCACCGTACCCAGGGTGAAGTTGGTGGCCGTCAGACCTGCCGTGTCCTCCATACCCCGGGCGATGCCGAAATCGGCGAGCAGCACCCGCCGCTTGCCGCCCTGGTCGGCGATCAGCAGATTCGCCGGTTTGACGTCGCGGTGCAGCAACCCGCTGTCATGCGCGAAATCGAGCGCTCCCGCAATGGCGTCGATGATCTCCACGGCATCGTCGACCGGCAAGCCGCCGGGGTGGGACTCCAGCAGGCTGTCGGCGTCGGCACCGTCGACGTAGTCCATCGAGATCCACAATTGACCGTCGTGCTCACCGCGATCGTGCACACCGACGACGTGCGCATGCCACAGCCCCGCTGCCAGATCGGCCTCCCGGACGAACCGCGCCCGGTACTCCTGGTCGGCCGACAGCGCCACCGGCAGGACCTTGAGCGCGTCGCGACGGTTCAGCCGCGGATGCTGCGCCAGGTACACCTCGCCCATTCCGCCCGAACCCAGCGACGCCACAATCGTGTAGCCGGCGAACTCGTCCCCCTCGGTCAACCGCATGACGGCATGGTACGGCGCCGCCGGTGGCCGGTCGTGGCGAGCATTGGTGCTGCAGAACCGTCGGGGCGGTGTTAGCTTCCGGTCGGACGCATTGACCGCCGGCCTAAGGATGACGATGAGCGACGTTATGGACGATCTCGGCGAAGACGAACAGCGCAGCCCGACGGGCCTGTCCCGCACCGGCATGACGGCGCACGCACTGCGGACCGCCATCGCCGATCATCTGCTGTACTCCATCGCCAGCCCCCCGGCGATCCTGACCACCCAGCACTACTACCACGCGCTCGCGCTGGCCATCCGGGACCGGATGCAAGCCCGGTGGATGTCCACCGTGCAGACCGGCCTGAGCCAGGGCCTCAAGGCGGTCTGCTACCTGTCCGCGGAGTTCCTGATGGGGCCGCAGCTGGGCAACAACCTGATCAACCTGCAGATCGAGGACGAGGCGCGGGAGGCGCTGGCCGACCTCGGTCAGGACTTCGACGAGGTGCTGGCCTGCGAGGAAGAACCCGGCCTGGGCAATGGTGGTCTCGGCCGGCTGGCGGCCTGTTATCTGGATTCGCTGGCGACACTGCAGCGCCCATCGGTCGGCTACGGCATCCGCTACGAATTCGGCATCTTCGACCAGCAGATCCAAGAGGGCTGGCAGATCGAGAAGACCGACAACTGGCTGGTTCGCGGAAATCCCTGGGAGATCGCCAAGCCCGACTCGACCCACGATGTCTTCTGGCGCGGACACACCGAGAAATACGTCGACGTCGCCGGGCATTTCCGGGTGCGCTGGGTGCCCGGGCAGGTGATCAAGGGCGTCGCCTACGACACCCCGATCCAGGGCTACGACGTCATCAACTGCAACCACCTGCGCCTGTGGAGCGCCCGGGCCATCGAATCCTTCGCCCTGGACGCGTTCAACACCGGCGACTACTACAAGGCCGTCGAAGAGGAAGTCCACGCCGAGACCGTCACCAAGGTGCTCTACCCCAACGACGAGCCCGACATCGGCAAGCGCCTGCGGCTGCTGCAGCAATACTTCTTCGTCACCTGCTCGCTGCAGGACATCATCCACATCCAGATCGACGTCGCCGGGCTGCCGCTGCGCGAGCTGCCGAACAACTGGGCCGTCCAGCTCAACGACACCCATCCCTCCATCGCGGTGGCCGAGCTGATGCGCCTGCTCGTCGACGTGCACCACCTCGACTGGCACGAGGCCTGGAAGATCACCGTGGCCACCTTCGGCTACACCAACCACACCCTGCTGCCCGAGGCCCTGGAGACCTGGCCGCTGAGCCTGTTCGGTGAGTCGCTGCCGCGGCACCTGGAGATCATCTACGAGATCAACCAGCATTTCCTGGAGCAGGTCCGCGACCGTTTCCCCGGCGACGAGGACCGGGTGCGCCGGATGTCGCTGATCGACGAGAGCGGCGGCAAGAGCGTGCGGATGGCGTACCTGGCCACGGTCGGCAGCCATGCCGTCAACGGTGTGGCCGAGCTACATTCGGAGTTGCTCAAAGCCAGTGTGCTCAAAGACTTCTACGAGATGTGGCCGGAGCGGTTCGGCAACATCACCAACGGGGTGACGCCGCGGCGCTTCCTGGCCCTGTCCAACCACGGGCTGCGGGAACTGTTCGACGACACCATCGGCGACGGCTGGCTGACCGACCTGGGCAAGCTGCGCGAGTTGGAGAACTACGTCGAGGACGACGAGTTCCGCCGCCGCTGGCGGATGGTCAAGCGCGCCAACAAGGCCCGGCTGGCCGAGTACGTGCACGCCACCACCGGCATCGAACTCGATCCGTCCTGGCTGTTCGACATCCAGGTGAAACGGATCCACGAGTACAAGCGCCAGCATCTCAACGTGCTGCACATCATCACCCTGTACCACCGGCTGAAGACCCAGCGCCGATTGTCAATCCCGCCGCGGGCCTTCATCTTCGGCGGCAAGGCCGCGCCCGGCTACCACATGGCGAAGCGGATCATCAAGTTGATCAACGCCGTCGGCGAGACGATCAACAACGACCCCGACGTCAACCGGTTCCTGCGGGTCGCGTTCCTGCCGAACTTCAACGTGCAGAACGCGCATCTGATCTACCCGGCGGCCAACCTGTCCGAGCAGATCTCCACCGCCGGCAAGGAGGCCTCCGGCACCGGCAACATGAAGTTCATGATGAATGGCGCGTTGACCATCGGTACGCTCGACGGCGCCAACGTCGAGATCCGCGAGGAGGCCGGACCGGAGAACTTCTTCCTGTTCGGGCTGACCGTGGAGGAGGTCGAGCACCTGCAGGCGACCGGCTACCGGCCCGCCGACTACATCGAGCGCAACCCCGAACTCACCGCGGCGCTGCAGCTGATCGCCGACGGGACATTCACCCACGGCGACACCGAAATCCTTCGGCCGCTGTTGGATTCGCTGGTGTTCCATGATCCGTTCCTGGTGCTGGCGGACTACGCGTCCTACATCGAATGCCAGGACCGGGTGGACCAGGCGTGGAAGGACCGCGACACCTGGTCGAGGATGTCGATCCTCAACGCCGCCCGCAGCGGCAAGTTCTCCTCGGACCGGTCCATCCGCGAATACTGCGACCAGATCTGGAATGTTCCGCCGATGAACGTGCGCACTTGAGCGACGGGATCGGCACCCGGCTGGACCGGTTCTTCGAGGTAACCGCCCGCGGCTCGACGGTCGGCACCGAATTGCGCGGCGGGCTGGTCACGTTCATCGCGATGGCCTACATCCTGGTGCTCAATCCGATCATCCTGTCCTCGGCCGCCGACGTCGACGGACACCGGCTGGGCTTCGCGCAGGTCTCCGCGGTCACCGCACTCGCCGCGGGTGTGATGACCGTGGTCTTCGCGGTGGTGGCCCGGCTGCCGTTCGCATTCGCCGCCGGCCTGGGCATCAACTCGTTTCTTGCCAGCTCGGTGGTGGGATCGCTGACCTGGGCCGAGGCGATGGGCCTGGTGGTCGTCAACGGTCTGATCATCGTGGCGATGGCGGCCACCGGTGTCCGCAAGATGGTGTTCGACGCCGTCCCGATTCAACTCAAGCTGGCGATCACCGCCGGCATCGGACTGTTCATCCTGTTTATCGGCCTGGTCAATGCCGGCTTCGTCGCCGCGACCGGAAGTCCCTCTCCCCCAGTCGGACTCGGACCGCAGGGAGCCGGGTCGATCAACGGTGCGCCGACCGCGGTGTTCATCGTGACGCTGCTGGTGACCGGGGTGCTGATCGTGCGCAAGGTGCGCGGCGCGATCCTGATCGGACTGGTGACCGGCACCGTGCTGGCGGTGGCCGTCGAGGCGATCTGGCATCTCGGTCCGGCGAACGAGCACCCGGGCGGGTGGCGGCTGTCGGTGCCGTCGCTGTCGGGTTCACCGGTCGCGGTGCCCGACCTGTCGCTGCTCGGCGACGTCAGCTTCGGCGGGTTCGGCCGGATCGGCGCACTGGCCGCGCTGATGCTGGTGTTCACCCTGGTCTTCACCAACTTCTTCGACGCCATGGGCACGTTCACCGGGCTGTCGCGCCAGGCGGGTCTGGCCGATGTCGACGGCAACTTCCCGCGCCTGCAGTCCGCGCTGGTCATCGAGGGCACCGGCGCCGTCGTCGGCGGCCTGGCCTCGGCGTCGTCGAACACGGTGTTCGTCGAGTCCGGTTCGGGTATCGGCGAGGGCGCCCGCACCGGGCTGGCCGGCATCACCACCGGGCTGCTGTTCCTGTCCGCGATGTTCCTGACCCCGGTGGCCGAGATCGTGCCGTCGGAGGTTGCCGCGGCGGCCCTGGTGGTGGTCGGCGCGATGATGGCCGGCAACCTGCGCGACATCGACCTGTCCGATTTCTCGGTCGCCCTGCCGGTGGTGCTGACCGTGGCGGTGATGCCGCTGAGCTACTCGATCGCCAACGGCATCGGGGTCGGATTCGTGTCCTGGGTGGTGATCCGGTCGGCGGCGGGCCGGGCGCGTGAAATCAACCCGCTGCTGTGGGTGGTCGCGGCCGGCTTCCTGCTGTTCTTCGTGCGCGATTCGCTGGGGACCCTGTTCGGCTGACGCCCGGGCGGGGAACTCAGCGCGGCGCCGCGTCGACCATCGCGCGTTGCACCATCCAGGTCTCCATCCCCCACTTCTTGGCGATGTCGCGGTAGGCCCCGGTGTCGATCAGATGCTGCAGCGCCTTCTGCAGCGATTCGGTCAGCGTCGAACCCTTCGCAACGGCCCAGCCGTAGGGCACCCGGTCGAAGGTCTCACCGGCTGCCTCCAGGCTGCCGTGGCTGAGCCCGATCGCGTAGCCGGTGACCGGCGCGTCGGCCGACATCGCGTCGATGCGCCCGTCCAGCAGGGCGGCGGTCACCTCGTTCTGGGCGTCGAAGTTCACCACATCGACCGCCGGCAGGCCCGCGGCCACGCACGCCGCGCTCTTGGCGGGCAGTTCGGCACTGAGCTGCAGTCCGCTGGTCGCGCCCACCCGCAGGCCGCACGGTTGCGCCGGGTCCACCGCCGATCCGGTCCGGCGCGCCCACAGCGTGCCCGACCGCAGGTAGCCGACCATCCGCACCTGCCGCTCCCGCTCCCGGGTGTCGGCGATCGAGGAGGCTCCGACGTCGAGGTCGCCGTCGACGACACCGGTCACGATGGCGTCGAATTCGGTTTCCCGGTAGTGCGGTTTCAGGTTCAGCGTGTCGGCGATCGCGTTCATCAGGTCGATGTCGAATCCCTGGAGCCGGCCGTCGGCACCGCGAAACTCGTTGGGCGCGTAAGGCACATTGACGCCGATCACCAGGGTGCCGCGGTCCTTGATGTCCTGTGGAACCCCGGCGGCGATGGACGCGAGAGTGTCCCCGGGCGCCGGCGCGGGCGATTGGGCAGACCGGTCGCGCCACACCCACCAGCCGGTGACCGCGCCGACGAGGATCAGCAGCGCGGCGGCAGCGAACGCCAACCGTTTGGGAGTCACGGTTCGCGTCGGCATCGGTGCCGAGTGCCGACCCGAACCCGCGCGCACCGGGACGGCCAGCGCCTTGCGCGCGGCCTCGCCGAGTGCCGCACCGGTCTGGTAGCGCCGTTCGGGGTTCTTGGCCATCCCCTTGGCGACGACCTCGTCGAAGGCCGCCAGCCGGGGCCGGTTCGCCGACGGTTTGGGCGCCGCGTGGCGCACGTGCGCCGACAGCTGCGCTTCCAGACTGTCGCCCTGGAAGGGACGCTCCCCGGTCAGGCACTCGTAGAAGACGGCGGCCAGCGCATAGATGTCCGAGCGCGGATCGGTGACCGTGTTGTCGAATCGTTCGGGCGCCATGTAGGCCAACGTCCCGAGGGTGCTGCCGGCCGTCGTCAACCCGGAGTCCCGGGCACCGCGGGCCAGCCCGAAGTCGATCAGGTACGCAAAATCGCTGCCGGTGACCAGGATGTTCGACGGTTTGACGTCGCGGTGGGTGATGCCCTCGGCGTGCGCGGCGTCCAGCGCCGCACCGATCTGCTCGACGATGCGCACACAGCGTTCCGGGGGCAGGCCCGTCGGCCCGTCCTCGGTGATCACCGTGTCCAGCGTTCGCCCCTCCACCAGGCGCATGTCGAGATACAGCCGGCCGTCGACGTCGCCGTAGCCGTGGATCGGGACCACGTGCGGTTCGGTGATCGCGGCCACCGCGTGCGCCTCGCGGCGGAAACGCTGCTGGAACGCCTCGTCCTCGGCAAGCTCCGGCGGCAACAGCTTGAGTGCCACCTCGCGATCCGTGCGGGTGTCGTAGGCGCGGTACACCTCGCCCATCCCGCCGCGACCCAGCCGCTCCCGCAGCTCATAGTGGCCAAACGGTCTGGCTTCCACCCCGATCTCCTCGCTACCCCATGCGTGGATCTGAAGCTACAACACCGGGGTGGACATCGGCGGTCGACGCGCTCCGGCCGGCGGCGGTGCGAGGACACGGTCTGGTCAACAGGGGAACCGCCGTCGCACCGGTGGTCAATAATGCACGCCATGGCCATCCTGGCGGCGATCATCGTCATCCTCACCCTGGTGGCGATGGCAAGCGGCCGGGTCCAGCCGGTGCTCGCGTTGATCACCGGGCTGGTGGTCGCCGGGCTGGTCGGGATCGCCACGCCCACCGAGCTGTTCGGCGGGCTGAGCAACGGCGGCGTGATCACGATCGCGGCAATGCTGGTGATCGCCAAGGGCGTACTGCACACCGGGGTGATCTCCCGGGTCACCTACCGGCTGCTCAACGGGGTGGACAGCTCCCGGCACGCGCTGCTGCGGCTCATCCCACCGGTCGGAACCATTTCGGCGCTGATCAACACCACCCCGATCGTGGCGATGCTGATCCCGGCGACCCGGGAACTGGAGCAGCAGTCCGGGGT contains these protein-coding regions:
- a CDS encoding glycogen/starch/alpha-glucan phosphorylase, whose protein sequence is MSDVMDDLGEDEQRSPTGLSRTGMTAHALRTAIADHLLYSIASPPAILTTQHYYHALALAIRDRMQARWMSTVQTGLSQGLKAVCYLSAEFLMGPQLGNNLINLQIEDEAREALADLGQDFDEVLACEEEPGLGNGGLGRLAACYLDSLATLQRPSVGYGIRYEFGIFDQQIQEGWQIEKTDNWLVRGNPWEIAKPDSTHDVFWRGHTEKYVDVAGHFRVRWVPGQVIKGVAYDTPIQGYDVINCNHLRLWSARAIESFALDAFNTGDYYKAVEEEVHAETVTKVLYPNDEPDIGKRLRLLQQYFFVTCSLQDIIHIQIDVAGLPLRELPNNWAVQLNDTHPSIAVAELMRLLVDVHHLDWHEAWKITVATFGYTNHTLLPEALETWPLSLFGESLPRHLEIIYEINQHFLEQVRDRFPGDEDRVRRMSLIDESGGKSVRMAYLATVGSHAVNGVAELHSELLKASVLKDFYEMWPERFGNITNGVTPRRFLALSNHGLRELFDDTIGDGWLTDLGKLRELENYVEDDEFRRRWRMVKRANKARLAEYVHATTGIELDPSWLFDIQVKRIHEYKRQHLNVLHIITLYHRLKTQRRLSIPPRAFIFGGKAAPGYHMAKRIIKLINAVGETINNDPDVNRFLRVAFLPNFNVQNAHLIYPAANLSEQISTAGKEASGTGNMKFMMNGALTIGTLDGANVEIREEAGPENFFLFGLTVEEVEHLQATGYRPADYIERNPELTAALQLIADGTFTHGDTEILRPLLDSLVFHDPFLVLADYASYIECQDRVDQAWKDRDTWSRMSILNAARSGKFSSDRSIREYCDQIWNVPPMNVRT
- a CDS encoding serine/threonine protein kinase; amino-acid sequence: MRLTEGDEFAGYTIVASLGSGGMGEVYLAQHPRLNRRDALKVLPVALSADQEYRARFVREADLAAGLWHAHVVGVHDRGEHDGQLWISMDYVDGADADSLLESHPGGLPVDDAVEIIDAIAGALDFAHDSGLLHRDVKPANLLIADQGGKRRVLLADFGIARGMEDTAGLTATNFTLGTVNYAAPEQLTGSALDGRADQYALAATAYNLLTGVKPFADSNPAVVIGRHLSAPPPRVSDVHPELAGLDPVLARGMAKEPGERFESCAAFAAALRAGAAEPPPAPTALIPTEAPVSVGTPQWTPTPPVGPPPTGPAAIPSGTMPSGPIGPPMGSGPMGSGPMGQYPMAPVPPPSGPRTGLLVGAVAVVLALVAAGIWAGTRIWGDHDETPVATTRTRTAPSTSGTGTLAAAPVVPTSETVAAPPTPTVVPGDLGLSTPMTRPECDGQGIVVLYNAVTPGQYAQEISSALAQYPGASYLRTDQACPSLRPVDDKGNAIYAVYRYGGRSMSELCTAVRAAGPGKYGKFLDYTSDPKIPITC
- a CDS encoding NCS2 family permease, which encodes MSDGIGTRLDRFFEVTARGSTVGTELRGGLVTFIAMAYILVLNPIILSSAADVDGHRLGFAQVSAVTALAAGVMTVVFAVVARLPFAFAAGLGINSFLASSVVGSLTWAEAMGLVVVNGLIIVAMAATGVRKMVFDAVPIQLKLAITAGIGLFILFIGLVNAGFVAATGSPSPPVGLGPQGAGSINGAPTAVFIVTLLVTGVLIVRKVRGAILIGLVTGTVLAVAVEAIWHLGPANEHPGGWRLSVPSLSGSPVAVPDLSLLGDVSFGGFGRIGALAALMLVFTLVFTNFFDAMGTFTGLSRQAGLADVDGNFPRLQSALVIEGTGAVVGGLASASSNTVFVESGSGIGEGARTGLAGITTGLLFLSAMFLTPVAEIVPSEVAAAALVVVGAMMAGNLRDIDLSDFSVALPVVLTVAVMPLSYSIANGIGVGFVSWVVIRSAAGRAREINPLLWVVAAGFLLFFVRDSLGTLFG
- a CDS encoding TetR/AcrR family transcriptional regulator; this encodes MAKRQDWLIGGDRRTEAVERIFAAAAQLVSQQGFDAFTIEALSTKAHCSPATIYRHVGGKAVITEGLLQRLSARIVERVSKAIEGLNGSERVVTALVVALDHIRSEPLGPAAMGTIRPDRDNSWLTASPLVAGLAEHMMGRSDPLAAQWLIRVTLALWYFPMKDRDAEYELVARFVGPGFCPEA
- the stpK7 gene encoding serine/threonine protein kinase StpK7, with amino-acid sequence MEARPFGHYELRERLGRGGMGEVYRAYDTRTDREVALKLLPPELAEDEAFQQRFRREAHAVAAITEPHVVPIHGYGDVDGRLYLDMRLVEGRTLDTVITEDGPTGLPPERCVRIVEQIGAALDAAHAEGITHRDVKPSNILVTGSDFAYLIDFGLARGARDSGLTTAGSTLGTLAYMAPERFDNTVTDPRSDIYALAAVFYECLTGERPFQGDSLEAQLSAHVRHAAPKPSANRPRLAAFDEVVAKGMAKNPERRYQTGAALGEAARKALAVPVRAGSGRHSAPMPTRTVTPKRLAFAAAALLILVGAVTGWWVWRDRSAQSPAPAPGDTLASIAAGVPQDIKDRGTLVIGVNVPYAPNEFRGADGRLQGFDIDLMNAIADTLNLKPHYRETEFDAIVTGVVDGDLDVGASSIADTRERERQVRMVGYLRSGTLWARRTGSAVDPAQPCGLRVGATSGLQLSAELPAKSAACVAAGLPAVDVVNFDAQNEVTAALLDGRIDAMSADAPVTGYAIGLSHGSLEAAGETFDRVPYGWAVAKGSTLTESLQKALQHLIDTGAYRDIAKKWGMETWMVQRAMVDAAPR